The Clostridium beijerinckii genomic sequence TGAAATAAACTCAGAAAATGCTAAAATACAAATAAATACTTAGCATATATGACTACAAAATCGGATATTTATCTTATTGGCTTCAATATAAATTCCTAGAGAATAAAAAGATTTTTGTATATTTCCAATATGAATATGGGGAAATATATATATATAATAAATTACAAGTTTATTAATCTTAAGGAGGTACACATGACAGAAGCTTTAATGAAAAAGCCAAAACTTAGTGCTGTTCAAATACTCGCAATAGGCTTCGTGCTAGTTATTTCAATTGGTGCGATCCTACTTAGTTTACCAATTTCATCAGCAAATAACGAATATACTAATTTTCTAGATTCACTATTTACATCAACTTCAGCTGTATGCGTTACAGGACTTGTAACTTTAGATACAGGCACTTATTGGAGTATTTTCGGCAAAATAGTAATAATGCTTTTAATTGAAACTGGTGGCCTTGGATTCATGTCTTTTACTGTTTTTATAGCAATAATTTTAGGAAAAAAGATTACTCTTAAAGATAGACTTATAATGCAGGAATCAATGAATACTTTTAGCATACAGGGGCTTGTAAAGATGGTTAAATATATTTTGGGGTTCACAATAATTATACAAAGCCTAGGTGCAGTATTATTATCAACACAATTTATACAACAGTTTGGATTAAAAGTCGGAATATTCTACAGCATATTCCATTCAATATCTGCATTTTGCAATGCTGGCTTTGATTTATTTGGAAATTATACTAGTTTAGTTAGTTATTCTAGCAACCCTATTGTTTTATTAACTATAAGTGCACTTATAATTATTGGCGGGCTTGGATTTACCGTTTCACTTGAAATATATAATTATAAAAAAAACAGAAAACTTTCGATTCATTCAAAAATTGTACTTTACATAACAGTAGCTTTAATTATTTTTGGTTTTTTACTTATATTTTTTATTGAGTATGAAAATCAAAAAACTCTTGGAGCCATGAATTTTAGAGATAAAGTTCTTAATGCTTTTTTTGCTTCTGTTACCCCAAGAACTGCAGGATTCAATAGTATTTCAACTGATGGAATGACTATGGCTGGTAAATTTATAACTATTATATTAATGTTTATTGGCGGCGCGTCTGGTTCAACAGCTGGAGGACTTAAGGTAACTACTTTTGGTGTACTTCTATTTACTTTAGTGTCAGTGCTAAATGGAAGAGAAGACACTGAAGTATTTGGCAGAAGATTTTCCAAGGGAACTGTATATAAAGCTTTTACTCTATTATCTATTGCTACGATATTAGTGTTAATAGTAACTATAATTCTTACTATTACGGAACCAAAGGAACTTTTCATAAATTTACTGTATGAAGCTACATCAGCTTTTGCAACTGTTGGACTGACTACTGGAGTCACTCAAAATATAGGTTCTATTTCTAAAGTAACTCTTATTATAACTATGTATCTTGGCAGAGTTGGTCCTTTAACAGTCCTATTAGCTGTTATTAATAAAAAGAAAAAAAATAAACTTAAATATCCTGAAGGAAAAATATTAATTGGATAGGAGGTCATAACTTGAAAAATAAGCATTTTGTTATAATTGGACTTGGAAGATTTGGCACTTCAATAGCTACAACATTATATAATTTAGGTCAACATGTATTGGCTATTGATATTAATGAAGATAGAATTCAAGAAATCGCAGATAATGTTACTCATGCTATTCAATTGGATGCAACCGATGAAAATGTATTAAAAACTTTAGGTCTTAGAAACTTTGATGTAGCAATAGTAACAATTGGAACTAATATTCAAGCTAGTACTATGGTAACCCTATTAGTTAAAGAAATGGGAGTTAAATATATAGTAGGAAAAGCTACTAGTGACTTACATGCTAAAATTCTATATAAGATTGGAGCAGACAGAGTCATTTTACCTGAACAAGATATGGGAATTAGAGTAGCTCATCATTTGGTATCTTCTAATATACTAGACTATATAGAGCTGCCTTCAGACTATAGCATGATAGAGCTTGAACCACTGGATGAATGGCTTAACAAATCTATAAGAGATATTGAGATAAGAGGTAAATATGGTATAAATATAGTTGCAATAAAAAATGACAAAAGCATAGATGTTTCTCCTTCTGCAAATTATATTATTAAACGTACAGATATTTTAGTAGCTCTTGGCTCCAATAAAGACCTAAATAAGTTTGAAACCTTGATTGGTAAAAAAAATTAATTTTTATGTTTATTTAAAATAGAAACAATTTAAGTGAAACAATAGCTTCAATTTTGTAATAAAGAATCTTATCTGAAGCTTAAGTTTCACTTTATTTTAATGTAATTTAATTTGTAATCTTCTCCTCTTTATAGTTATCCTTTAAGTTTATTAATTTAAAAATTATTGCACCAAATATAGCAGATAAGATTGAAACAATCATAACACTCATCTTAGCCAAAGATAATGTCCCTTCATCAGTAAATGATAAAGAAGATATAAATAACGACATCGTGAATCCAATGCCTGCAAGAATACTCGCACCATATAAATGTCTTTTAGTCACATTAGATGGTAACTCAGCCCACTTTAATTTTACTAAAATATACGAAATCCCAAATATTCCAACTTGTTTACCAACAAAAAGCCCAGCTATAATTCCTAGACTAACTGGTGAAAATATTATATTTGATAAACTATCCACACTAATCACCACGCCAGAATTTGCAATGGAGAATATCGGCATAATAATAAAGCTGGATACAGGTGTTAACGCATGTTCAAATTTATATAAAACTGATGTTTTAAACTCGTTAACATTTTTTCCCGTAGGTAATGCTATCCCAAGTAAAACTCCAGCAATTGTTGCATGTATACCTGATTTCAAAATAAAAATCCATAAGACTAACCCCATAATAATGTAAAATGATTTATATTTAACTTGTAATTTATTAGCTATTAGAAGTATTACAAAAATTATCAAGCCTATGGCAAGTGAAAGCCATGAAATTTGATTGCTATAGAATATCGCTATTACTATAATAGCTCCTAGATCATCAACTATTGCTAACGCTGTAAGAAAAACTACTATTCCTTTTGGTGCATTTTTAGCTACTAACGAAAGAATGCCTAACGCAAATGCAATGTCTGTTGCCATTGGTATTCCCCATCCGGAAATTGTCACTGCTTTATAATTAACTAAAGCGTATATAATTGCTGGTACAATCATCCCTCCTACTGCCGCTGATATTGGAAGTATTGTCTTATTAAAAGATTTAAGTTCTCCAAACACAACTTCCCTCTTTATCTCCATACCAACAACTAAGAAGAATATAGCCATTAATCCATCATTGATCCAATGAAGAACTGACATCGACAAAGAAAGATTCATATATCCTATGGCTATATAAGTATGTAATGTATTCTCATATATTGACGCAAATTTAGAATTTGCGATTATCATTGCCAAAAGTGCAGAAATTAATAATATTATGCCACTTGAAGATTCATTTTTAAAAAAGTATATAAATGGATTTAAAATTTTATTCTTCATACTTGCTTTTCCACCTTTCTATCTTATATATAACCTAAAACGAAAACTTAATGCATTAATATTTAATGCATCAATATGCAAGGCATATTCCTAATTATAAAAAAGATGAGAATACTCTAAATTAGAGCTTCCCACCACCTAAACTAATTGATTGAATATAAATAATAATATCTTAGATATCCAAAACAGTTAAACTATAAATTTAACATTTTTATGCTTTATCTCTAACAAATAATAATTTATAAATTTGAACTATAATAAGTGGGATAACTGATAATCCATAAATATAACTAAATTCCATTGAATTTAATGCACTAACTTCAAAGATTCCACTTAAAGGTCTAAAAGTCAGAACTAATAGTAATAGCAAATAGCCAATTATTGCTGCAATCCATATAGTTTTGTTTGTAAATAATCCTATTTTAAAAATCGATTCTTTAGATCTACAATTAAATCCATGAAGCAGCCTTGATAAACATAAAGTTGCAAAAGCCATTGTACTTGCAACCTCAGCACCACCTGTATATAATCCTATGTGAAAAGCCGCCATAGTAACTATTGCAATAAGCAACCCTTCCATTATAACTTCAATTGCAAAAGATTTATTAAGTATTGGAACATTTATATTTCTTGGTTTTTCTTTCATTATGTTCTCATTATGAGGCTCAAGTCCTATTGCTATTGCTGGTAAGCTATCTGTAACCAAATTAATAAACAATAGGTGAACTGCTGCAAAAGGTATTGGTAATGCTCCTATTGACGCATACAATACTGATAATATTCCTGCAGTATTACCTGATAAGAGAAATTTAATTGAATTTTTAATATTTGCATATATGCTTCTCCCATTTGAGATAGATTTTACTATAGTTGAAAAATTGTCATCAGCAAGTACAATTGAAGCAGCATCTTTAGCAACTTCTGTCCCCGTTATTCCCATTGCAATTCCTATATCCGCCTGCTTTAAAGCTGGGGCATCATTTACACCATCTCCGGTCATTGCAACAATATTTCCTTTTTCCTGCCATGCTCTTACTATTCTGATTTTATGTTCTGGAGATACTCTAGCATAAACTGAAATCTTATCTACTTTGTTTTTTAACTCTTCATCACTAATTTTCTCCAATTCAAAGCCTTCCATTGCCTCTGATTCATCTTTAAGTATTCCTATTTGCTTAGCTATAGCAGATGCAGTAATTTTATGATCACCAGTTATCATTACAGGTTTTATTCCTGCTTTAATGCATTTTTCAACAGCTTCTTTCGATTCATTTCTTGGTGGGTCCATCATAGCTATAAGACCAACAAATATTAAATCATATTCATCTTCAAAAGTAATTTCTTTTCCTTCTGAAATCTCCTTATAAGCAAAAGACAAAACTCTAAGCCCATCCATTGAAAATTTTCTATTTATCTCTTCAATTTCTTTTTTGTGCTCTTCTGTAAAATCCATTATTCCTTCTGAAGTTTCAACTTTTACTGTTCTTGATAAAAGTACATCTAATGCACCTTTAGTTAACATTATGTATTTATCATTAAACTGGTGAATAGTACTCATTAATTTTCTATCTGAATCAAAAGGTACTTCTCCAAGTCTTGGATATTGATCTCTTATGATCAATTCATCTAGTTCATATACTTCACCTAGATTAACTAATGCAACTTCAGTTGGATCACCAATTTCCTTATTTTCTACTGTAACAGCATCATTACACAATAATGCCATTAAAACTAAATTTTTCTCTAAAGTCTTATCATGATCCAAACTATCATGATCAAGTACTTTACCATCAACAAAAACTTTCTGTACTGTCATTTTGTTTTGTGTTAAAGTCCCTGTTTTATCTGAACATATAACCGATATACTTCCAAGACTTTCAACAGCATGAAGTTTTCTTACAATTGCATTTTTCTTAGCCATCTTTTGAGTTCCAAGTGCAAGAACAATTGTTACTATTGAACTTAGCGCTTCTGGTATAGCTGCCACCGCTAAAGATACTGCAAACATAAAAGAATCTATAATATTACGCCCTCTAAATATATCTAAACCAAAAATAATTGCTGAAATTATTAAAATGACAAAAGCAAGTTTTTTACCGAAGTTATCTAAACCAACTTGAAGCGGTGTTTTCTTTTCCTTTGCACTTTCTAACAAGTTCGCTATTTTCCCAATTTCGGTATTCATCCCTATACTTGTAACTAAAACAACTCCTCTTCCGTAAGTTACAAAGCTTCCGGAAAATACCATGTTTTTTCTGTCACCAATAGATACATCATCTTTATTTATTACATCTATAAATTTTAAAACACTTTCTGACTCACCTGTTAAAGAACTCTCATTCACTTGAAGACTAAAACTTTCAAGAATTCTACCATCTGCACTAACATAATCTCCAGCATCAAGATATAAAATATCTCCTACTAAAAGTTCTCTTGAAGGAATCTCAATCTTTTGACCATTTCTAA encodes the following:
- a CDS encoding potassium channel family protein, which encodes MKNKHFVIIGLGRFGTSIATTLYNLGQHVLAIDINEDRIQEIADNVTHAIQLDATDENVLKTLGLRNFDVAIVTIGTNIQASTMVTLLVKEMGVKYIVGKATSDLHAKILYKIGADRVILPEQDMGIRVAHHLVSSNILDYIELPSDYSMIELEPLDEWLNKSIRDIEIRGKYGINIVAIKNDKSIDVSPSANYIIKRTDILVALGSNKDLNKFETLIGKKN
- the nhaA gene encoding Na+/H+ antiporter NhaA, with translation MKNKILNPFIYFFKNESSSGIILLISALLAMIIANSKFASIYENTLHTYIAIGYMNLSLSMSVLHWINDGLMAIFFLVVGMEIKREVVFGELKSFNKTILPISAAVGGMIVPAIIYALVNYKAVTISGWGIPMATDIAFALGILSLVAKNAPKGIVVFLTALAIVDDLGAIIVIAIFYSNQISWLSLAIGLIIFVILLIANKLQVKYKSFYIIMGLVLWIFILKSGIHATIAGVLLGIALPTGKNVNEFKTSVLYKFEHALTPVSSFIIMPIFSIANSGVVISVDSLSNIIFSPVSLGIIAGLFVGKQVGIFGISYILVKLKWAELPSNVTKRHLYGASILAGIGFTMSLFISSLSFTDEGTLSLAKMSVMIVSILSAIFGAIIFKLINLKDNYKEEKITN
- a CDS encoding cation-translocating P-type ATPase, which encodes MRGYYEKTPEESLEMLGVTRNGLNDEEITKRREKYGFNELEEAARKSPFRVFLEQFKDFLVIILLGAAIISAFLGKLESTIVIMVVVIINSILGTIQHIKAEQSLKGLKALSSPVAKVFRNGQKIEIPSRELLVGDILYLDAGDYVSADGRILESFSLQVNESSLTGESESVLKFIDVINKDDVSIGDRKNMVFSGSFVTYGRGVVLVTSIGMNTEIGKIANLLESAKEKKTPLQVGLDNFGKKLAFVILIISAIIFGLDIFRGRNIIDSFMFAVSLAVAAIPEALSSIVTIVLALGTQKMAKKNAIVRKLHAVESLGSISVICSDKTGTLTQNKMTVQKVFVDGKVLDHDSLDHDKTLEKNLVLMALLCNDAVTVENKEIGDPTEVALVNLGEVYELDELIIRDQYPRLGEVPFDSDRKLMSTIHQFNDKYIMLTKGALDVLLSRTVKVETSEGIMDFTEEHKKEIEEINRKFSMDGLRVLSFAYKEISEGKEITFEDEYDLIFVGLIAMMDPPRNESKEAVEKCIKAGIKPVMITGDHKITASAIAKQIGILKDESEAMEGFELEKISDEELKNKVDKISVYARVSPEHKIRIVRAWQEKGNIVAMTGDGVNDAPALKQADIGIAMGITGTEVAKDAASIVLADDNFSTIVKSISNGRSIYANIKNSIKFLLSGNTAGILSVLYASIGALPIPFAAVHLLFINLVTDSLPAIAIGLEPHNENIMKEKPRNINVPILNKSFAIEVIMEGLLIAIVTMAAFHIGLYTGGAEVASTMAFATLCLSRLLHGFNCRSKESIFKIGLFTNKTIWIAAIIGYLLLLLVLTFRPLSGIFEVSALNSMEFSYIYGLSVIPLIIVQIYKLLFVRDKA
- a CDS encoding TrkH family potassium uptake protein is translated as MTEALMKKPKLSAVQILAIGFVLVISIGAILLSLPISSANNEYTNFLDSLFTSTSAVCVTGLVTLDTGTYWSIFGKIVIMLLIETGGLGFMSFTVFIAIILGKKITLKDRLIMQESMNTFSIQGLVKMVKYILGFTIIIQSLGAVLLSTQFIQQFGLKVGIFYSIFHSISAFCNAGFDLFGNYTSLVSYSSNPIVLLTISALIIIGGLGFTVSLEIYNYKKNRKLSIHSKIVLYITVALIIFGFLLIFFIEYENQKTLGAMNFRDKVLNAFFASVTPRTAGFNSISTDGMTMAGKFITIILMFIGGASGSTAGGLKVTTFGVLLFTLVSVLNGREDTEVFGRRFSKGTVYKAFTLLSIATILVLIVTIILTITEPKELFINLLYEATSAFATVGLTTGVTQNIGSISKVTLIITMYLGRVGPLTVLLAVINKKKKNKLKYPEGKILIG